A genomic stretch from Gemmatimonadaceae bacterium includes:
- a CDS encoding deoxyribonuclease IV yields the protein MPAKRPAIKTQTPILVDAGDWTQDRGPLGAHVSIAGGTWEAAARANEINATATQIFTKQANRWVERDVTPEEVERYRAAMHATHVRWTCSHDSYLINLASPDVDLRARSIASFRRELRRCHALGLDALVSHPGNFMDDRAAGLARNADAIAEALEAEPGSTQLLMELTAGQGTVLGSTFDEMATLLRMIPAALQSRVGVCLDTAHVWAAGYDVVRDYDGVWQRFDDAIGLSRLGCLHLNDSKATLGSHLDRHELIGAGTIGVDAFQRLMMDARLFAVPKILETPKGDTPAETDGRMLRLLRELAR from the coding sequence ATGCCTGCCAAACGCCCCGCAATCAAGACCCAGACTCCCATCCTCGTGGACGCCGGCGACTGGACGCAGGACCGGGGACCACTGGGCGCCCATGTGTCCATTGCCGGTGGAACGTGGGAAGCTGCCGCGCGCGCGAACGAGATCAATGCGACCGCGACGCAGATCTTCACCAAGCAGGCCAATCGGTGGGTGGAGCGCGATGTCACGCCCGAAGAGGTGGAACGCTATCGCGCAGCGATGCACGCGACGCACGTGCGTTGGACCTGTTCCCACGATTCGTACCTGATCAATCTGGCCTCGCCCGACGTCGACTTGCGCGCGCGATCGATTGCCAGCTTTCGACGCGAGCTGCGGCGATGCCACGCGCTGGGACTCGATGCACTGGTCTCGCACCCGGGTAATTTCATGGATGACCGCGCCGCCGGACTCGCGCGCAATGCGGACGCGATTGCCGAGGCGCTCGAAGCCGAGCCGGGTTCGACGCAACTGCTGATGGAGTTGACCGCCGGTCAGGGTACCGTGCTGGGCTCGACCTTCGACGAGATGGCCACACTGCTGCGGATGATCCCGGCCGCGTTGCAGTCGCGGGTGGGAGTATGCCTCGACACGGCGCACGTCTGGGCCGCGGGGTACGATGTGGTTCGGGACTACGACGGCGTGTGGCAACGCTTCGATGATGCGATCGGCCTGTCGCGCCTGGGGTGCCTGCATCTGAACGATTCGAAGGCGACGCTGGGATCGCACCTCGATCGGCACGAACTGATTGGCGCAGGCACCATTGGGGTCGACGCCTTTCAGCGCCTCATGATGGATGCGCGGCTCTTCGCGGTTCCGAAGATTCTCGAGACCCCCAAAGGCGATACGCCCGCCGAGACCGACGGGCGCATGCTCAGGCTGCTTCGCGAACTGGCCCGCTGA
- the ftsE gene encoding cell division ATP-binding protein FtsE: MLRLTGVTKDYPRAGAALRDVSFELEKGEFVFLAGHSGAGKSTLLKLISMTERPTQGEVRVSGFSSKTIKAREIPKLRRRLGIVFQDFRLLPDRTAEANVAFALEVTGARQSTIGPKVARLLTQVGLASKATSFPHELSGGEQQRVAIARALVNDPFVLLADEPTGNLDEKATHAIYLLLREINASGTAVVMATHDVSLIERTGMRFLELDRGALVFDGTDVARLKADLRGGGRR, from the coding sequence ATCCTGCGCTTGACCGGAGTGACGAAGGATTATCCTCGCGCTGGCGCGGCGCTCCGCGACGTGTCGTTTGAACTGGAGAAGGGGGAGTTCGTGTTCCTCGCCGGACACAGCGGCGCGGGCAAGAGCACGCTGCTCAAGCTGATCTCGATGACCGAACGGCCGACGCAGGGAGAAGTACGGGTATCCGGGTTCTCCTCCAAGACGATCAAGGCGCGTGAGATCCCCAAATTGCGACGACGCCTGGGCATCGTGTTTCAGGATTTCCGTCTGCTCCCCGACCGCACCGCCGAAGCGAATGTGGCATTTGCGCTGGAAGTGACCGGCGCGCGTCAGTCGACCATCGGCCCGAAGGTCGCGCGGCTGTTGACGCAGGTGGGCCTGGCATCGAAGGCCACGTCCTTCCCGCACGAACTCTCCGGTGGCGAACAGCAACGGGTGGCCATTGCCCGTGCATTGGTCAACGATCCGTTTGTCCTGCTGGCCGACGAGCCCACCGGCAACCTCGATGAAAAGGCCACGCACGCCATCTATCTGCTGCTGCGCGAGATCAATGCGTCAGGCACAGCCGTGGTCATGGCCACCCATGATGTCTCCCTGATCGAACGGACCGGCATGCGATTCCTCGAGCTCGATCGTGGAGCGCTGGTGTTCGACGGCACCGATGTGGCGCGCCTGAAGGCCGACTTGCGCGGCGGCGGACGGCGATGA
- a CDS encoding peptidoglycan DD-metalloendopeptidase family protein: protein MPRRSNLMRCWVLALATVSVTPKQAVAQTGASTPEQRLRQQQDELDKLRRERADLEARMQQLQRNARSLAEEVNNLEQQRATTARLVVALDAQLTTITREVAEASSGLAKAEQEIVRKQTALQRRMVQIYKRGQLYDAEAMLSAQSFAALVARYKYLHDLALHDRSLVRRVEALRNNIVTQRELLVRLQDDVARNRSEKDREAKRLRDLESQRQRNLTIVQRSATQTRDRLTQLARDEARLAGVIAGLETARSRAAMSPNARPAAPSTIKTADLGRLDWPVDGNILYNFGRVVNPNNATTRWNGLGIGATLGAAVKSIAAGEVVLAEQVGTYGPTVIVQHGGGDYSVYGSLGRIDVRKGQDVVKGQVIGTVGASDPDLPPHLHLEIRPKGRAVDPLEWLRAQRR, encoded by the coding sequence ATGCCCCGCCGCTCGAACCTGATGCGGTGTTGGGTGCTGGCCCTCGCCACGGTATCCGTGACGCCGAAACAGGCCGTCGCACAAACGGGCGCCAGCACGCCCGAGCAGCGGCTGCGTCAGCAACAGGACGAACTCGACAAGTTGCGTCGCGAACGCGCCGATCTGGAAGCCCGCATGCAACAACTGCAGCGCAATGCGCGATCGTTGGCCGAAGAAGTGAACAATCTGGAACAGCAGCGGGCGACCACGGCGCGGCTTGTCGTCGCCCTGGACGCGCAGTTGACCACGATTACGCGCGAGGTGGCCGAGGCGAGTTCCGGCCTGGCCAAAGCCGAGCAGGAAATCGTGAGGAAGCAGACCGCGCTGCAGCGGCGTATGGTGCAGATCTACAAGCGCGGTCAATTGTACGACGCCGAGGCCATGCTGTCGGCCCAATCGTTCGCCGCGTTGGTGGCGCGCTACAAGTATCTGCATGACCTGGCGCTGCACGACCGCAGCCTGGTACGCCGTGTGGAGGCGTTGCGCAACAACATCGTGACGCAGCGCGAACTGCTGGTGCGCCTGCAGGATGATGTGGCGCGAAACCGCAGTGAGAAGGATCGCGAAGCGAAGCGCTTGCGCGACCTCGAATCACAACGCCAGCGCAATCTCACCATCGTGCAGCGCAGTGCCACGCAAACGCGGGATCGGCTGACACAGCTGGCGCGCGACGAGGCGCGACTGGCCGGCGTCATCGCCGGGCTGGAGACCGCGCGCAGCCGTGCGGCGATGTCGCCGAATGCCCGTCCAGCGGCACCGTCGACCATCAAGACCGCCGATTTGGGTCGTCTCGACTGGCCGGTCGACGGCAACATCCTGTACAATTTCGGACGCGTGGTGAATCCCAACAACGCCACGACGCGTTGGAACGGGTTGGGCATCGGCGCCACTCTTGGTGCCGCGGTGAAAAGCATCGCCGCAGGCGAAGTGGTTCTGGCGGAACAGGTCGGCACGTACGGACCCACGGTCATCGTACAGCACGGCGGTGGTGACTACTCCGTGTACGGTTCGTTGGGGCGCATCGATGTGCGCAAGGGACAGGATGTCGTGAAGGGCCAGGTCATCGGCACGGTCGGTGCCTCCGATCCCGACTTGCCACCCCACCTGCACCTGGAGATTCGTCCCAAGGGACGGGCGGTGGATCCGTTGGAGTGGTTGCGGGCACAGCGACGGTAA
- a CDS encoding TonB-dependent receptor, which produces MSPWFARPSAALRLFIVVCTLSAGRIAAAAPSLASPTRPRNGPLRDEGVVSGVVRDTVGRSIANVQVIVSGVNRVATTDERGEFTFRGLPAGTYHLDVVRIGYSAEHQVITVPANGPDVRVTITMRVATVRLSSVNVTATPTGADPLNVTQATVQLSGKELQRVLSASIGQTLAGEPGMATRFNGPLASAPVIRGLTGERVLVLQDGDRTGDLSAAAVDHLNAVDPSGADRIEVTRGPASLLYGNSALGGVVNVITSDIPTSIPSRASGFLLGQGESVTPGGVVSAALNLPLGTRVAATVRGGARRFQNMRVGGGEQQDNTSGRTNNATIGLGFVGNHESVGMVYRQSSFEYGLPHPDGDEAIRIDGHRQMLQMQSTFGTHIAAFSAIKVDGTAQWYAHNEIEPTGDIGTRFTLNTQTANATARTQVGRVAGAIGVQGIFRQYAPAGDEAFTPGADNRNIAAFIFQELPLSRAATEEQSARVQLGARVDRFTISTNPTDADHVARFGLAESRVYTNVAASAGLSVPVAKDVSLTANASRGFRAPTVEELFANGFHAAVGTFDEGNRELRPEQSTGLEAGVRAQRAGTFAQFNAYYNLINQYIRPVAMGEQDVDGTLVPLVRYTQDDAHLYGVEGQLETQLAHQLVGGVMGDLTRATLRQGTGDLPFIPAGRLGASLRFDNGRWSAGGEVRRVFDQTRVSGDVLDVPTTAYIMLNASVSWLFTVRGNTVHAFTVRADNVLDERYRDASSRIKSFAYNPGRNLSVVYKLLY; this is translated from the coding sequence ATGTCACCATGGTTCGCGCGCCCGTCTGCGGCGCTGCGTCTGTTCATCGTCGTCTGCACACTGAGCGCTGGTCGGATCGCCGCCGCCGCGCCGTCCCTTGCAAGTCCCACACGCCCGCGCAACGGCCCCTTGCGCGACGAAGGCGTCGTCAGTGGGGTGGTGCGCGACACGGTCGGTCGGTCGATCGCCAATGTGCAGGTGATCGTCAGCGGCGTAAACCGAGTTGCCACCACCGATGAACGCGGCGAGTTCACGTTTCGCGGTCTGCCGGCCGGAACCTATCACCTCGACGTGGTTCGCATCGGCTATTCGGCGGAGCATCAGGTCATCACCGTACCCGCGAATGGCCCCGATGTCCGGGTGACGATTACCATGCGGGTGGCCACCGTTCGACTATCCAGTGTCAATGTCACCGCCACGCCAACGGGCGCGGACCCGCTGAACGTCACGCAGGCCACCGTGCAGCTCTCCGGCAAGGAACTGCAACGGGTGTTGAGTGCGTCCATTGGCCAGACGCTGGCGGGTGAGCCGGGCATGGCGACCCGGTTCAACGGCCCCCTGGCGTCGGCACCGGTCATTCGTGGATTGACCGGTGAACGCGTGCTGGTGCTGCAGGACGGCGATCGCACGGGAGACCTCTCGGCGGCGGCCGTGGATCATCTCAACGCCGTCGATCCCAGCGGCGCCGACCGCATTGAAGTCACGCGTGGACCCGCGTCACTGTTGTACGGGAACAGCGCGCTCGGCGGCGTGGTGAACGTGATCACCAGCGACATCCCCACCAGCATTCCGTCGCGCGCCAGCGGCTTCCTGCTTGGTCAGGGAGAAAGCGTCACACCGGGCGGTGTCGTGTCGGCCGCGCTGAACCTGCCGTTGGGGACGCGCGTTGCGGCAACCGTCCGCGGGGGCGCTCGTCGCTTCCAGAATATGCGGGTGGGCGGCGGCGAGCAGCAGGACAACACCAGTGGCCGCACCAACAACGCCACCATTGGCCTTGGGTTCGTCGGCAATCACGAATCTGTCGGAATGGTATACCGACAGTCCAGCTTCGAGTATGGGCTGCCGCATCCGGACGGTGACGAGGCGATTCGCATTGACGGCCATCGCCAGATGCTGCAGATGCAGTCCACGTTCGGTACGCATATTGCCGCGTTCAGTGCGATCAAGGTGGATGGCACCGCGCAATGGTATGCCCACAATGAGATTGAACCGACCGGGGACATCGGGACGCGGTTCACCTTGAACACCCAGACCGCCAACGCCACCGCGCGCACGCAGGTTGGCCGGGTCGCGGGGGCGATTGGCGTCCAGGGGATCTTTCGCCAGTACGCGCCGGCCGGTGACGAAGCCTTCACACCCGGGGCCGACAACCGCAACATCGCCGCGTTCATCTTTCAGGAGCTTCCGCTTTCGCGAGCCGCCACTGAAGAACAATCCGCCCGCGTGCAGCTGGGCGCGCGGGTCGATCGGTTCACCATCAGCACCAACCCGACCGATGCCGATCACGTCGCGCGTTTTGGTCTGGCGGAATCGCGTGTGTACACCAATGTCGCCGCATCGGCCGGCCTGAGTGTGCCGGTGGCCAAGGATGTCTCGCTGACGGCCAACGCCTCGCGCGGGTTTCGCGCACCCACGGTCGAAGAACTGTTTGCCAACGGCTTTCATGCCGCCGTGGGCACATTCGACGAAGGGAACCGGGAGCTGCGCCCCGAACAGAGCACGGGTCTCGAGGCCGGCGTACGGGCACAACGAGCCGGCACCTTTGCCCAGTTCAACGCCTATTACAATCTGATCAACCAATACATTCGCCCGGTGGCCATGGGAGAGCAGGATGTCGACGGCACCCTCGTGCCGCTGGTGCGCTACACGCAGGATGACGCGCACTTGTACGGCGTCGAGGGACAGCTGGAAACGCAACTGGCGCATCAGCTCGTAGGAGGCGTGATGGGCGACCTCACGCGCGCCACCTTGCGACAGGGCACGGGCGACCTCCCGTTCATCCCCGCCGGTCGTCTGGGCGCATCGCTCCGCTTCGATAACGGACGCTGGTCCGCCGGTGGAGAGGTCCGCCGCGTCTTCGATCAGACCCGCGTCAGCGGCGACGTGCTGGACGTGCCGACTACCGCGTATATCATGCTGAACGCCAGTGTCTCCTGGTTGTTCACCGTGCGTGGCAATACGGTGCATGCGTTCACGGTGCGTGCGGACAACGTGCTCGACGAGCGGTATCGCGATGCATCCAGTCGTATCAAGAGCTTCGCCTACAACCCGGGGCGCAATCTCAGCGTCGTCTACAAGTTGTTGTACTAG
- a CDS encoding ABC transporter permease, with amino-acid sequence MRLAWREVLLAFRRSPALALLSITTIAFSLFAFGLFGLVAINIQSALRAIENRVEIRAFLVDGAKEAQISELIAAVQRIPQVADVGYVSPDSALQRARTELDEFRDVMEGAMLPGSVELRLKPGTRDPEIMKQITGRLQTYPVVEDVRYGREWVEKLYRVRTVAGVAGLGLGLVFALVAVIIIGATIRMAILARTKEIEVMRLVGATNGFVRLPYLIDGTLKGIAGGLIALLLSWISNRAVARSFMQTDFFTTEQMLLGVLAGAVIGLLGSWISVGRHLRRVWQER; translated from the coding sequence ATGAGACTTGCCTGGCGTGAAGTGCTGCTGGCGTTCCGACGGTCGCCGGCGCTGGCACTGCTCAGCATCACCACCATCGCCTTCTCGTTGTTTGCGTTCGGCTTGTTCGGACTGGTCGCCATCAACATCCAGTCTGCGCTGCGCGCCATCGAGAACCGCGTGGAGATTCGCGCCTTTCTTGTGGACGGTGCCAAGGAGGCGCAGATCAGCGAGTTGATCGCCGCGGTGCAGCGGATCCCCCAGGTGGCCGACGTCGGGTACGTCAGTCCCGACTCGGCGTTGCAGCGGGCCCGCACCGAACTGGACGAGTTTCGTGATGTGATGGAGGGTGCGATGCTGCCCGGGTCCGTCGAATTGCGTCTCAAGCCGGGGACGCGCGACCCGGAAATCATGAAGCAGATCACCGGACGCCTGCAGACCTACCCGGTGGTTGAGGACGTACGGTACGGCCGGGAGTGGGTGGAGAAGCTGTATCGCGTGCGCACAGTGGCCGGCGTCGCGGGGCTCGGGTTGGGCCTCGTGTTCGCGCTGGTCGCGGTGATCATCATCGGCGCCACCATTCGCATGGCCATTCTGGCGCGCACCAAGGAAATCGAGGTCATGCGATTGGTGGGTGCGACCAATGGCTTTGTGCGGCTGCCCTACCTGATCGATGGCACGCTCAAGGGTATCGCCGGCGGGTTGATCGCGCTGCTGTTGTCATGGATATCGAATCGCGCCGTGGCGCGATCGTTCATGCAAACCGATTTCTTCACGACCGAGCAGATGCTGCTGGGCGTATTGGCCGGCGCGGTGATCGGACTGCTGGGGAGTTGGATCTCGGTGGGTCGGCACCTGCGGCGGGTGTGGCAAGAGCGCTGA